In Marinitoga sp. 1197, a single window of DNA contains:
- a CDS encoding PilZ domain-containing protein, whose translation MKYNESIFIEKIKLKKVLATGDLIDIELPTQHIIGNSRIISLNFLSKYAQILPPIYKNSKIKLYNGEKLNIRIYENSSNIIIKSKVLKKELDNIFVYLPLTGFKIQKRLFYRIPIIREGLLLDNEDNKNIPFETRDFSAGGMKIVSKHYLNTEKEYIIKQLDIHKSLILKNINTRVVRLIGENIYGEKIYGMKFLNINYNLEKNLVRYVNLYSIKSKHGILED comes from the coding sequence ATGAAATATAATGAAAGCATTTTTATAGAAAAAATAAAATTAAAAAAAGTTCTTGCCACCGGTGACTTAATTGATATTGAACTACCAACCCAACATATTATTGGGAATAGTAGAATAATATCATTAAATTTCTTATCAAAATATGCTCAAATTTTACCTCCAATATACAAAAATTCAAAAATAAAATTATATAACGGGGAGAAGTTAAATATCAGAATATATGAAAATTCATCAAATATTATCATAAAATCCAAGGTTTTAAAAAAAGAATTGGATAACATTTTTGTATATTTGCCATTAACAGGTTTTAAAATTCAAAAAAGACTTTTTTATAGAATTCCTATAATTAGAGAAGGTTTATTACTCGATAATGAAGATAATAAAAATATTCCATTTGAAACAAGAGATTTTAGTGCTGGTGGAATGAAAATAGTTTCAAAACATTATTTAAACACTGAAAAAGAATACATAATAAAACAACTAGATATACATAAAAGTTTGATATTGAAAAATATAAATACACGTGTTGTACGATTAATTGGGGAAAATATATATGGAGAGAAAATTTATGGAATGAAATTTCTAAATATTAACTATAATTTAGAAAAAAACTTAGTTCGTTATGTAAATCTATATTCAATAAAATCAAAACATGGTATATTGGAGGATTAA